A genomic region of Tsukamurella pulmonis contains the following coding sequences:
- a CDS encoding MBL fold metallo-hydrolase: protein MDNNVYLVSDSAGRTLLIDAANDAERILEVARETGGVELIVTTHRHLDHWYALAEVRAGLGVPAAAGVNDAEGIDAPTDRTLADGEVLTVGELTFDVIELVGHTPGSIALALRPEFDGAPVHLFTGDSLFPGGVGKTWEPGDFDRLFADVTTKLFDRFDDDTVVHPGHGKGTTLGAERPHLAEWRERGW, encoded by the coding sequence ATGGACAACAACGTGTACCTGGTCAGTGATTCCGCCGGGCGCACGCTGCTCATCGATGCGGCCAACGACGCCGAGCGGATCCTCGAGGTCGCGCGGGAGACCGGCGGTGTCGAACTCATCGTCACCACCCACCGCCACCTGGACCATTGGTACGCCCTGGCCGAGGTCCGCGCCGGTCTCGGCGTCCCCGCGGCCGCGGGCGTCAACGACGCCGAGGGCATCGACGCCCCCACCGATCGCACCCTCGCCGACGGCGAGGTACTCACCGTGGGCGAGCTCACCTTCGACGTCATCGAACTGGTCGGGCACACGCCCGGGTCCATCGCCCTGGCCCTGCGCCCCGAGTTCGACGGTGCGCCCGTGCACCTGTTCACCGGCGACAGCCTCTTCCCCGGCGGCGTGGGCAAGACCTGGGAGCCCGGCGACTTCGACCGCCTGTTCGCCGACGTGACCACCAAGCTCTTCGACCGGTTCGACGACGACACCGTCGTGCACCCCGGCCACGGCAAGGGCACCACCCTCGGCGCCGAGCGTCCGCACCTCGCCGAATGGCGCGAACGCGGCTGGTAG
- a CDS encoding VOC family protein, translating to MPTITRVLTRVFVDDLDRALPLYEELARETAHRFDFRDVRLARVGPFLLLAGDTDAYRDRTATVEVSDLTPVLRALADAGAEIVEGPNPAPNGDRLIARHPDGAVFEYIEAGVRGVRAPAATHGRRQSAGRAVERGEPHDARPGRGARDLARGLGHDRDRAGDQRHRPARLPGGASDVMPDGHDDGSRANPASARERLRSGTVETPPPDNRRARRAATMLFLLGFIGVPLVGLGVVDSDGGTRLVVGLILLVYIVITGYLMVRTIARR from the coding sequence GTGCCCACCATCACGAGGGTCCTCACCCGCGTCTTCGTCGACGACCTGGACCGCGCTCTCCCGCTGTACGAGGAGCTCGCCCGGGAGACCGCGCACCGCTTCGACTTCCGCGACGTGCGCCTCGCCCGCGTCGGGCCGTTCCTGCTGCTCGCCGGCGACACGGACGCGTACCGGGACCGGACCGCCACCGTCGAGGTCTCCGACCTGACGCCCGTGCTCCGCGCGCTCGCCGACGCGGGAGCCGAGATCGTCGAGGGGCCGAACCCCGCCCCGAACGGCGACCGACTGATCGCGCGCCACCCCGACGGTGCGGTGTTCGAGTACATCGAGGCCGGCGTTCGCGGCGTACGAGCGCCTGCTGCGACCCATGGTCGCCGCCAATCAGCAGGTCGCGCGGTGGAACGCGGCGAGCCGCACGACGCCCGGCCCGGGCGAGGAGCCCGCGATCTCGCCCGCGGACTGGGACACGACCGTGATCGAGCGGGCGATCAACGGCATCGACCTGCCCGACTACCGGGAGGGGCTTCCGACGTGATGCCCGACGGGCACGACGACGGGTCACGGGCGAACCCGGCCAGCGCGCGCGAGCGGCTGCGCTCCGGCACCGTCGAGACTCCCCCGCCGGACAACCGCCGCGCCCGGCGGGCCGCGACGATGCTGTTCCTCCTCGGCTTCATCGGCGTGCCGCTCGTCGGCCTCGGCGTGGTCGACAGCGACGGCGGCACGCGGCTCGTCGTCGGGCTGATCCTTCTCGTGTACATCGTGATCACGGGCTACCTCATGGTGAGGACGATCGCTCGGCGTTGA
- a CDS encoding HelD family protein — MKTDPAAVGDPLLAEEQAHLDRVYARIDSLRSTANRRLADNLQEVGENPQEISERDSYHQLYTDDLAKYDAAEQNLYFGRLDMDDAQDGSPDGVRRIGRIGVLDDDEELSTLLLDWRAPLARPFYLATPAQPEGVAVRRHVRTRGRELTGVVAERLTLTGAGDDGADAGQGLGSNVAGESALVDALNRARTGHMADIVETIQREQDAIIRSEHRGVLVVQGGPGTGKTAVALHRAAYLLYTYRQNLSRTGVLIVGPNETFLNYISQVLPSLGETGVLLSTIGDLFPGVIATLEDTAAASRLKGSTAMVEVCKQAVRGWQSVPDEPIVLKFDGYPLTLDKKIATRARGRARSSRRPHNTARAIFRQSALDALAAQHAETIGSSVVDDSMLLSRTDISDIRDELAQDREVLGALDQLWPALTPQRVLTELLRDEDRLAEAAPDLTDAERAELRREVATGPDGKPVFSPADAPLLDEIAEFLGDDDADADEAERQWRQRLEEAQEALDILTGSAPQDLDDEFDAEILMAYDLIDAEQLAQRQTVREFNTTADRAREDRTWTFGHIIVDEAQELSAMAWRMLMRRSPNRWMTLVGDTAQTGDAAGMTSWGAALDPYVPGRFTVAELTVNYRTPEEIMDLAADVLAEIDPALSPPTSVRSGAEPPRLVRVDGDRPLVEAVRAELPREDDRLTAVLAPSELVAPLRRLTAPHVRVMSVRDSKGLEFDHVIVVEPALIVGEPAEVEFDRGLRDLYVALTRATQTLTVVTSGSLPRALRALEA, encoded by the coding sequence GTGAAGACCGACCCTGCAGCAGTTGGCGACCCCCTGCTCGCCGAGGAACAGGCCCACCTCGATCGCGTGTACGCCCGAATCGATTCCCTGCGCAGTACCGCGAACCGGCGCCTGGCCGACAACCTGCAGGAGGTCGGCGAGAACCCGCAGGAGATCTCCGAGCGGGACTCCTACCACCAGCTCTACACCGACGACCTCGCCAAGTACGACGCCGCCGAGCAGAACCTCTACTTCGGCCGCCTCGACATGGACGACGCCCAGGACGGGTCACCGGACGGGGTCCGACGCATCGGCCGTATCGGTGTCCTCGACGACGACGAGGAATTGAGCACCCTGCTGCTCGACTGGCGCGCGCCGCTGGCCCGCCCCTTCTACCTCGCCACTCCCGCCCAACCCGAGGGCGTCGCGGTGCGCCGCCACGTCCGCACCCGCGGCCGCGAACTCACCGGGGTGGTCGCGGAGCGCCTCACGCTCACCGGCGCCGGGGACGACGGTGCCGACGCCGGCCAGGGACTGGGCTCCAACGTCGCCGGGGAGTCCGCGCTCGTCGACGCCCTGAACCGGGCGCGCACCGGGCACATGGCCGACATCGTCGAGACCATCCAGCGGGAACAGGACGCGATCATCCGCTCCGAGCACCGCGGCGTCCTCGTGGTGCAGGGCGGGCCCGGTACGGGCAAGACCGCCGTCGCGCTGCACCGCGCCGCGTACCTGCTCTACACCTACCGCCAAAACCTCTCCCGCACCGGCGTACTCATCGTCGGGCCGAACGAGACCTTCCTGAACTACATCAGCCAGGTGCTCCCCAGCCTGGGCGAGACCGGCGTCCTGCTCAGCACGATCGGCGACCTGTTCCCCGGCGTGATCGCGACGCTGGAGGACACCGCCGCGGCCTCCCGGCTCAAGGGCTCGACCGCGATGGTCGAGGTGTGCAAGCAGGCGGTGCGCGGCTGGCAGAGCGTGCCGGACGAGCCGATCGTGCTGAAGTTCGACGGTTACCCGCTCACGCTGGACAAGAAGATCGCGACTCGGGCCCGAGGCCGCGCACGCTCCTCGCGCCGGCCGCACAACACGGCCCGGGCGATCTTCCGGCAGTCGGCGCTCGACGCCCTCGCCGCGCAGCACGCGGAGACCATCGGCTCGTCGGTCGTGGACGACTCGATGCTGCTCTCGCGCACCGACATCTCGGACATCCGCGACGAGCTCGCGCAGGATCGCGAGGTGCTGGGCGCGCTCGATCAGCTGTGGCCGGCGCTCACCCCGCAGCGCGTCCTGACGGAGCTGCTGCGCGATGAGGACCGGCTCGCCGAGGCGGCCCCCGATCTCACGGACGCCGAACGGGCGGAGCTGCGCCGCGAGGTCGCGACGGGGCCGGACGGCAAGCCCGTCTTCTCCCCCGCCGACGCGCCGCTGCTCGACGAGATCGCCGAGTTCCTGGGCGATGACGACGCGGACGCCGATGAGGCGGAACGGCAGTGGCGCCAGCGGCTGGAGGAGGCTCAGGAGGCGCTCGACATCCTGACCGGTTCGGCCCCACAGGATCTCGACGACGAGTTCGATGCCGAGATCCTCATGGCCTACGACCTGATCGACGCCGAGCAGCTGGCCCAGCGGCAGACGGTGCGCGAGTTCAACACCACCGCCGATCGCGCTCGCGAGGACCGCACCTGGACCTTCGGGCACATCATCGTCGATGAGGCGCAGGAGCTTTCGGCGATGGCCTGGCGAATGCTGATGCGGCGCAGCCCGAACCGGTGGATGACGCTGGTGGGCGATACCGCGCAGACCGGCGATGCCGCCGGGATGACGAGCTGGGGCGCGGCGCTGGACCCGTACGTGCCGGGCCGGTTCACCGTGGCCGAGCTGACGGTGAACTACCGCACGCCCGAGGAGATCATGGATCTCGCGGCCGACGTCCTCGCCGAGATCGATCCCGCGCTGTCGCCGCCCACGTCCGTGCGCTCGGGCGCGGAACCGCCGCGCCTGGTGCGGGTCGACGGTGACCGCCCGCTCGTCGAGGCCGTGCGTGCCGAGCTGCCGCGCGAGGACGACCGCCTGACGGCGGTGCTGGCACCGTCGGAACTGGTGGCACCGCTGCGACGCCTGACGGCTCCGCACGTGCGGGTCATGAGCGTGCGCGACTCCAAGGGCCTCGAGTTCGATCACGTGATCGTCGTGGAGCCGGCGCTGATCGTGGGCGAACCGGCGGAGGTGGAGTTCGACCGGGGCCTGCGGGACCTGTATGTGGCCCTGACGCGAGCGACCCAGACGTTGACCGTGGTCACGTCCGGGTCGCTACCGCGCGCGCTGCGCGCTCTGGAGGCCTGA
- a CDS encoding universal stress protein, with amino-acid sequence MSGYSTIVVGTDGSESSLRAVERAAALSGDAKLVIACAFLPSEGADPAAADILGADAYQLQGANPVNDMLRTAEGRAIKAGAANVEKRAIKGQPVDALLDLVKSLPEPALLVVGNKGMNSLTGRLLGSVPSDAARKTSVDILIVHTT; translated from the coding sequence ATGAGTGGCTACAGCACGATCGTCGTCGGCACCGACGGCTCGGAGTCGTCGCTGCGCGCCGTGGAGCGCGCCGCTGCGCTGTCCGGTGACGCGAAGCTGGTGATCGCCTGCGCGTTCCTGCCGAGCGAGGGTGCCGACCCGGCCGCCGCCGACATCCTGGGTGCCGACGCGTACCAGCTGCAGGGTGCGAACCCGGTCAACGACATGCTGCGCACCGCCGAGGGGCGTGCGATCAAGGCCGGTGCCGCCAACGTCGAGAAGCGGGCCATCAAGGGGCAGCCGGTCGACGCGCTGCTGGACCTGGTCAAGTCGCTGCCGGAGCCTGCCCTGCTGGTCGTGGGCAACAAGGGCATGAACTCGCTCACCGGCCGCCTGCTGGGCTCGGTGCCCTCGGACGCCGCCCGCAAGACCTCCGTGGACATCCTCATCGTCCACACCACGTAG
- the uvrB gene encoding excinuclease ABC subunit UvrB → MAFAAEQPVVAHSEHRPIGEIERAAAEFTVVSEYEPAGDQPAAIADLERRLKAGERDVVLLGATGTGKSATTAWLIEKVQRPTLIMAPNKTLAAQLANELRAMLPNNAVEYFVSYYDYYQPEAYIAQSDTYIEKDSSINDDVERLRHSATSSLLSRRDVVVVASVSCIYGLGTPQSYLDRSVQLEVGQEVDRDALLRLLVDVQYNRNDTAFTRGSFRVRGDTVEIIPSYEELAIRIEFFGDEIEALYYLHPLTGDTVRQVDNLRIFPATHYVAGPERMARAIEGIEAELEERLAEFERQGKLLEAQRLRMRTQYDVEMMRQVGFCSGIENYSRHIDGREAGSAPATLIDYFPEDFLLVIDESHVTVPQIGAMFEGDASRKRNLVDFGFRLPSAVDNRPLTWEEFEGRIGQTVYLSATPGQYELGQTGGEFVEQVIRPTGLVDPQVIIKPTKGQIDDLIHEIRERTERDERVLVTTLTKKMAEDLTDYLLEAGIRVRYLHSDIDTLRRVELLRQLRLGEYDVLVGINLLREGLDLPEVSLVAILDADKEGFLRSTTSLIQTIGRAARNVSGEVHMYADKVTDSMRVAIEETERRREKQIAYNKEMGVDPKPLRKKIADILDQVYTEADDTEQAIGGSGRNASRGRRAQGELRSSAVSAGVYEGQDVKSMPRAELADLISELTDQMMHAARELQFELAGRIRDEIADLKKELRGMDAAGLQ, encoded by the coding sequence ATGGCATTCGCGGCAGAGCAACCGGTGGTGGCGCACTCCGAGCACCGGCCGATCGGGGAGATCGAGCGGGCGGCGGCGGAGTTCACCGTTGTCAGTGAGTACGAGCCGGCGGGCGACCAGCCCGCCGCCATCGCCGACCTCGAACGTCGCCTGAAAGCGGGCGAGCGGGACGTGGTGCTGCTCGGCGCCACCGGTACCGGTAAATCGGCCACCACCGCGTGGCTGATCGAGAAGGTGCAGCGCCCCACGCTGATCATGGCACCGAACAAGACGCTGGCCGCACAGCTGGCGAACGAACTGCGGGCCATGCTGCCGAACAACGCGGTCGAATACTTCGTCTCCTACTACGACTACTACCAACCCGAGGCGTACATCGCGCAGTCGGACACGTACATCGAGAAGGACTCGTCGATCAACGACGACGTGGAGCGCCTGCGGCACTCGGCCACCTCGTCGCTGCTGTCCCGGCGGGACGTGGTCGTGGTCGCGTCCGTCTCGTGCATCTACGGCCTCGGCACCCCGCAGAGCTACCTGGACCGCTCCGTGCAGCTGGAGGTGGGCCAGGAGGTCGATCGCGACGCGCTGCTGCGCCTGCTCGTGGACGTGCAGTACAACCGCAACGACACCGCCTTCACCCGCGGATCCTTCCGCGTCCGGGGCGATACCGTCGAGATCATCCCCTCGTACGAGGAGCTCGCGATCCGGATCGAGTTCTTCGGCGACGAGATCGAAGCGCTGTACTACCTGCACCCGCTCACGGGCGACACGGTGCGCCAGGTCGACAACCTGCGCATCTTCCCGGCCACCCACTACGTCGCCGGCCCGGAACGGATGGCCCGCGCGATCGAGGGCATCGAGGCCGAGCTCGAGGAGCGGCTCGCCGAGTTCGAGCGGCAGGGCAAGCTGCTCGAGGCGCAGCGCCTGCGGATGCGCACCCAGTACGACGTGGAGATGATGCGGCAGGTCGGATTCTGCTCCGGCATCGAGAACTACAGCCGCCACATCGACGGGCGTGAGGCCGGTTCGGCGCCGGCCACCCTGATCGACTACTTCCCGGAGGACTTCCTCCTGGTGATCGACGAGTCGCACGTGACCGTGCCGCAGATCGGGGCCATGTTCGAGGGCGACGCCTCCCGCAAGCGCAACCTGGTGGACTTCGGGTTCCGGCTGCCGTCGGCGGTCGACAACCGCCCGCTCACGTGGGAGGAGTTCGAAGGCCGGATCGGGCAGACGGTGTACCTGTCGGCGACGCCGGGCCAGTACGAGCTCGGGCAGACCGGCGGCGAGTTCGTCGAGCAGGTGATCCGCCCCACCGGCCTCGTCGATCCGCAGGTGATCATCAAGCCCACCAAGGGCCAGATCGACGATCTCATCCACGAGATCCGCGAGCGCACCGAGCGGGACGAGCGCGTGCTCGTCACCACCCTCACCAAGAAGATGGCAGAGGACCTGACCGACTACCTGCTCGAGGCCGGCATCCGGGTCCGCTACCTGCACAGCGACATCGATACGCTGCGCCGCGTCGAACTGCTCCGCCAGCTGCGGCTCGGCGAGTACGACGTGCTCGTGGGCATCAACCTGTTGCGGGAGGGTCTCGACCTGCCCGAGGTGTCGCTCGTGGCGATCCTCGACGCGGACAAGGAGGGCTTCCTCCGTTCCACCACGTCGCTGATCCAGACGATCGGTCGCGCGGCCCGCAACGTCTCGGGCGAGGTGCACATGTACGCCGACAAGGTCACCGATTCGATGCGTGTCGCGATCGAGGAGACCGAGCGTCGCCGCGAGAAGCAGATCGCCTACAACAAGGAGATGGGGGTCGATCCGAAGCCGCTGCGCAAGAAGATCGCCGACATCCTCGACCAGGTGTACACGGAGGCCGACGACACGGAGCAGGCGATCGGTGGATCCGGTCGCAACGCCAGCCGTGGGCGGCGCGCGCAGGGCGAGCTGCGTTCGTCGGCGGTGAGCGCCGGGGTGTACGAGGGGCAGGACGTCAAGTCCATGCCGCGCGCCGAGCTCGCGGATCTGATCTCCGAGCTCACCGACCAGATGATGCACGCCGCGCGTGAGCTGCAATTCGAGCTCGCGGGCCGTATCCGTGACGAGATCGCCGATCTGAAGAAGGAACTCCGCGGAATGGATGCGGCCGGTTTGCAATGA
- a CDS encoding TRM11 family SAM-dependent methyltransferase has product MPQYSLLPAPAANRVYAEATASMVRAELTVLSRAALGGRIGPVESATIAGVEHLVFEADELTERDLGFLGLTSAFYALFAHEGELLRPVAVPSPDRYPSDLLTILKYQGKTNEQFTRLVLNVTAASTARPEGVLDGTLRVLDPVCGRGTTLSQAVMYGLDAVGIDVDVKDFELYSSFFTTWLKDHRFKHTASTTPVRREKSVIAKKYEAAFAADKADYLAGRKQSLTCYAADTMLTSQLIRPGTVDVIVGDLPYGVQHGSRGPRGLVRDPLELLAGALPGWASRLRTGGAIGLAWNVRVAPRDRVADALAAAGLTVLDGPGYDDLRHRVDRAITRDVIVARRD; this is encoded by the coding sequence GTGCCTCAGTACTCCCTCCTGCCCGCGCCCGCCGCCAACCGCGTCTACGCCGAGGCGACCGCCTCGATGGTGCGCGCCGAACTGACGGTCCTCAGCAGGGCCGCGCTCGGCGGGCGGATCGGCCCCGTCGAGAGCGCGACGATCGCGGGAGTCGAGCACCTGGTCTTCGAGGCCGACGAGCTCACCGAGCGCGACCTCGGTTTCCTGGGGCTGACCTCGGCGTTCTACGCGCTCTTCGCGCACGAGGGTGAGTTGCTGCGGCCCGTCGCGGTGCCGTCGCCGGACCGCTACCCGTCGGACCTGCTGACCATCCTCAAGTACCAGGGCAAGACGAACGAACAGTTCACCCGGCTCGTGCTGAACGTGACCGCCGCTTCGACCGCGCGACCCGAGGGCGTGCTCGACGGGACGCTGCGCGTGCTCGACCCGGTGTGCGGGCGCGGCACCACGCTGAGCCAGGCCGTCATGTACGGCCTCGACGCGGTGGGCATCGACGTCGACGTCAAGGACTTCGAGCTCTACAGCTCCTTCTTCACCACCTGGCTCAAGGACCACCGGTTCAAGCACACCGCGTCGACCACGCCGGTGCGCCGGGAGAAGTCGGTGATCGCCAAGAAGTACGAGGCGGCCTTCGCCGCCGACAAGGCGGACTACCTGGCGGGGCGGAAGCAGTCGCTGACCTGCTACGCGGCTGACACCATGCTGACCTCGCAGTTGATCCGGCCCGGCACCGTCGACGTGATCGTGGGCGACCTGCCGTACGGCGTGCAGCACGGCAGCCGCGGACCCCGCGGCCTCGTGCGCGACCCGCTCGAGCTGCTGGCCGGTGCGCTGCCGGGGTGGGCGAGCCGGCTGCGCACCGGCGGCGCGATCGGACTCGCGTGGAACGTCCGCGTCGCGCCCCGCGATCGCGTCGCCGACGCCCTCGCCGCCGCCGGCCTGACGGTGCTCGACGGTCCCGGCTACGACGACCTGCGGCACCGGGTGGACCGGGCGATCACCCGCGATGTGATCGTCGCGCGCAGGGACTGA
- a CDS encoding DUF402 domain-containing protein, whose amino-acid sequence MRPAADAEIDDGAIHPPKREVFDPPALTNTDPKGFVREVEEFRETPFGLYLFRHADHPKFDAIESWLLPALDLRATIFHFTPGHERDQRVYLDVARVWRDGDRWHTEDWYLDLVEHPGRPIELIDVDELLAASAADLLGARDAERALYAATRAVAGTAAHGHSVDAWLAAEGAPVTWR is encoded by the coding sequence CTGCGGCCGGCGGCGGACGCGGAGATCGACGACGGCGCGATCCATCCGCCCAAGCGCGAGGTCTTCGACCCGCCGGCGCTGACGAACACCGACCCCAAGGGCTTCGTCCGCGAGGTCGAGGAGTTCCGGGAGACGCCCTTCGGCTTGTACCTGTTCCGCCACGCGGATCACCCGAAGTTCGATGCGATCGAGTCGTGGCTGCTGCCGGCGCTGGACCTGCGCGCGACGATCTTCCACTTCACTCCCGGCCACGAGCGCGACCAGCGCGTCTACCTCGACGTCGCGCGGGTGTGGCGCGACGGGGACCGCTGGCACACCGAGGACTGGTACCTCGATCTCGTCGAGCACCCCGGCCGTCCGATCGAGCTCATCGACGTCGACGAGCTGCTCGCCGCCTCCGCCGCCGACCTGCTCGGCGCACGGGACGCCGAGCGGGCGCTGTACGCCGCCACCCGCGCCGTCGCCGGCACCGCCGCGCACGGGCACAGCGTGGACGCCTGGCTCGCCGCCGAGGGCGCGCCGGTCACCTGGCGGTGA
- a CDS encoding TetR/AcrR family transcriptional regulator produces MTPEDEGRALVRLLWRSETGEPVRARKGPKQRLTVDEIVDSAIALADAEGLAAVTMRALAGRLGIGPMSVYTYVPTRDVLVALMVDAVALAQAPVAPSSTVRASLAAAVRARREEYLAHPWLLDAPSWRDVLGPGRLSHYEAQLGLIEELPIGDIERDWLLVLLESFAAGAARSSGARGAASRPLTDAQWWEVVGPELAAVMPAGRFPLAGRVGTAVGEHYSAPGDPDAGFELGLDVLLDGIEARVPGMRRGDVTAR; encoded by the coding sequence ATGACTCCCGAAGACGAGGGCAGGGCGCTGGTCAGGCTGCTGTGGCGGTCGGAGACCGGCGAGCCCGTTCGCGCCCGGAAGGGCCCCAAGCAGCGGCTCACGGTCGACGAGATCGTGGACTCCGCCATCGCCCTCGCCGACGCCGAGGGGCTCGCCGCGGTGACCATGCGCGCCCTCGCGGGGCGGCTGGGCATCGGCCCGATGAGCGTCTACACCTACGTGCCGACCCGGGACGTCCTCGTCGCACTCATGGTCGACGCAGTCGCCCTTGCGCAGGCGCCCGTCGCGCCCTCCTCGACGGTGCGCGCGTCGCTCGCCGCCGCCGTGCGCGCGCGCCGCGAGGAGTACCTGGCGCATCCGTGGCTGCTCGACGCCCCCTCGTGGCGCGACGTGCTCGGGCCGGGACGGCTGAGCCACTACGAGGCTCAGCTGGGGCTGATCGAGGAGCTCCCCATCGGGGACATCGAGCGCGATTGGCTGCTCGTGCTTCTCGAGAGTTTCGCGGCGGGCGCCGCTCGCAGCTCCGGCGCACGCGGTGCGGCGTCGCGCCCGTTGACCGACGCGCAGTGGTGGGAGGTCGTGGGGCCCGAGCTCGCGGCGGTCATGCCCGCCGGGCGGTTCCCGCTGGCCGGGCGCGTGGGCACGGCCGTGGGGGAGCACTACAGTGCGCCCGGCGACCCCGATGCGGGATTCGAGCTGGGGCTCGACGTGCTGCTCGACGGCATCGAAGCGCGTGTCCCGGGGATGCGCCGGGGTGACGTCACCGCCAGGTGA
- a CDS encoding DEAD/DEAH box helicase, which yields MDSCEGRTLSLEVTYLPDLHQFALWSSHHPDDPARGTALPLVLPVDGALAVADVRCDLVDVGALPPGTRRSASHAAWATVSAGGSALLPIAAHAEPDPTGTAVTTADYAATAYAQSAALEDALEVDAVLRPYQVAGVAWLLRAVHLYGGALLADEMGLGKTLQAISALSLLGDGPCLVVCPTSVITNWRREIARFAPGLADRVTVVSYARLRLSAVELAETAWAAVVFDEAHALKNPRTQVSRAAKALDARARIALTGTPIENSLDDLWAILRVITPSLFPVKAVFRRRFTRAVAAGDDGALRRLRAAVSPVMLARTKERAAGALPPKLDNPVLCDLTDEQARRYDACLARAADDGFGSGLARHGRLLAVLTALKQICNHPDLQGGGTAEAEPGRSGKLDVALEILEANVAAGRATLVFTQYRETGELLARAASRIVGATVPFFHGGLAPTERTAIGDRFQSGDGPPVLVISVKAGGSGLTLTRATEVIHYDRWWNPAVEAQATDRAHRIGQDRPVTVTTLTTATTIEEHIDEMHRRKALLGVHADDDGIVTSLAALDDERLLDVLRRNREA from the coding sequence TTGGACTCCTGCGAAGGACGCACCCTGAGCCTCGAAGTCACGTACCTCCCCGATCTGCATCAGTTCGCCCTCTGGTCCTCGCACCACCCCGACGATCCCGCGCGCGGGACCGCCCTCCCCCTCGTCCTGCCGGTCGACGGTGCGCTCGCCGTCGCGGACGTCCGCTGCGACCTCGTCGACGTCGGAGCGCTCCCGCCCGGCACCCGGCGGTCCGCCTCCCACGCGGCGTGGGCCACCGTGTCCGCGGGCGGCTCCGCACTCCTGCCCATCGCCGCCCACGCCGAACCCGACCCCACCGGCACCGCGGTCACCACGGCCGACTACGCCGCGACGGCCTACGCGCAGTCCGCCGCCCTGGAGGACGCGCTCGAGGTCGACGCCGTGTTACGGCCCTACCAGGTCGCGGGCGTCGCGTGGCTGCTGCGCGCGGTGCACCTGTACGGCGGCGCCCTGCTCGCGGACGAGATGGGCCTCGGCAAGACCCTGCAGGCGATCTCCGCTCTCTCGCTGCTCGGCGACGGGCCCTGCCTCGTGGTCTGCCCCACGAGCGTGATCACCAACTGGCGCCGCGAGATCGCGCGGTTCGCACCAGGCCTGGCCGATCGCGTCACGGTCGTCTCGTACGCCCGACTGCGGCTCTCCGCGGTCGAGCTCGCCGAGACCGCCTGGGCCGCCGTGGTCTTCGACGAGGCGCACGCACTGAAGAACCCGCGCACCCAGGTCTCCCGCGCGGCGAAGGCCCTCGACGCCCGCGCCCGGATCGCGCTGACGGGCACGCCCATCGAGAACTCTCTCGACGACCTGTGGGCGATCCTGCGGGTGATCACGCCGTCGCTCTTCCCGGTCAAGGCGGTGTTCCGGCGCCGGTTCACGCGGGCCGTCGCGGCGGGCGACGACGGTGCGCTGCGTCGCCTGCGCGCCGCCGTCTCGCCGGTGATGCTGGCCCGCACCAAGGAACGCGCCGCCGGCGCGCTGCCGCCCAAGCTCGACAACCCCGTCCTGTGCGACCTGACCGACGAGCAGGCGCGCCGCTACGACGCCTGCCTGGCACGGGCGGCCGACGACGGCTTCGGCTCCGGTCTCGCGCGTCACGGCCGGCTGCTCGCGGTGCTCACCGCGCTCAAACAGATCTGCAACCACCCGGACCTGCAGGGCGGCGGCACCGCCGAGGCCGAACCGGGGCGCTCCGGAAAGCTCGACGTCGCCCTGGAGATCCTCGAGGCCAATGTCGCCGCGGGCCGCGCGACGCTCGTCTTCACCCAGTACCGCGAGACGGGTGAGCTCCTTGCGCGGGCGGCGTCACGCATCGTCGGCGCCACGGTGCCCTTCTTCCACGGCGGCCTCGCGCCCACCGAACGGACGGCGATCGGCGACCGCTTCCAGTCGGGTGACGGCCCGCCCGTCCTCGTGATCAGCGTCAAGGCCGGCGGCTCGGGCCTCACTCTGACCCGCGCCACCGAGGTGATCCATTACGACCGGTGGTGGAATCCCGCGGTCGAGGCGCAGGCGACCGACCGCGCGCACCGCATCGGCCAGGACCGCCCGGTCACCGTGACCACGCTGACCACCGCGACCACGATCGAGGAGCACATCGATGAGATGCACCGCCGCAAGGCACTTCTCGGCGTGCACGCCGACGACGACGGGATCGTGACCAGCCTCGCGGCCCTCGACGACGAGCGACTGCTCGACGTCCTTCGACGCAACCGGGAGGCCTGA